One region of Streptomyces sp. NBC_00442 genomic DNA includes:
- a CDS encoding PspC domain-containing protein has translation MSAPLIRPTEGRRIGGVCAALARRFGTSATTMRVIFLVSCLLPGPQFVVYLAMWALIPAEKSPRAAW, from the coding sequence CCACCGAAGGCCGCAGGATCGGCGGGGTGTGCGCCGCACTGGCACGGCGCTTCGGCACCTCCGCCACGACGATGCGCGTGATCTTCCTCGTGTCGTGCCTGCTGCCGGGACCGCAGTTCGTGGTCTATCTGGCGATGTGGGCGCTGATCCCCGCCGAGAAGTCGCCGCGCGCCGCCTGGTAG
- a CDS encoding adenosine deaminase, with amino-acid sequence MTSQTASVPTPDQISRAPKVLLHDHLDGGLRPGTIIDIARDTGYEGLPETEPDKLGIWFREAADSGSLERYLETFAHTCAVMQTRDALFRVAAECAEDLAEDGVVYAEVRYAPEQHLEQGLTLDEVVEAVNAGFREGEKRARAGGHRIRVGALLTAMRHAARALEIAELANSYRDSGVVGFDIAGAEAGFPPTRHLDAFEYLKRENNHFTIHAGEAFGLPSIWQALQWCGADRLGHGVRIIDDIEVAEDGGVKLGRLASYVRDKRIPLEMCPTSNLQTGAAASYADHPIGLLRKLHFRATVNTDNRLMSGTSMSQEFEHLANAFGYTLDDIQWFTVNAMKSAFIPFDERLAMINDVIKPGYAELKSEWLFQQTATTSGSAVTGG; translated from the coding sequence CCACCTCGACGGCGGCCTGCGTCCCGGGACCATCATCGACATCGCCCGCGACACAGGCTATGAAGGCCTGCCCGAGACCGAGCCCGACAAGCTGGGCATCTGGTTCCGCGAGGCCGCCGACTCGGGCTCCCTGGAACGGTACTTGGAGACCTTCGCGCACACCTGCGCCGTCATGCAGACCCGCGACGCGCTGTTCCGGGTGGCCGCCGAGTGCGCCGAGGACCTCGCCGAGGACGGCGTCGTCTACGCCGAGGTGCGGTACGCGCCCGAGCAGCACCTGGAGCAGGGCCTCACCCTCGACGAGGTCGTCGAGGCCGTCAACGCGGGCTTCCGCGAAGGGGAGAAGCGGGCTCGCGCGGGCGGCCACCGCATCCGGGTGGGCGCGCTGCTCACCGCGATGCGGCACGCCGCCCGCGCCCTGGAGATCGCCGAACTCGCCAACTCCTACCGGGACTCGGGCGTCGTCGGCTTCGACATCGCGGGCGCGGAGGCGGGCTTCCCGCCCACCCGTCACCTCGATGCCTTCGAGTACCTCAAGCGCGAGAACAACCACTTCACCATCCACGCCGGCGAGGCCTTCGGCCTGCCGTCGATCTGGCAGGCCCTCCAGTGGTGCGGCGCCGACCGGCTCGGCCACGGGGTACGCATCATCGACGACATCGAGGTCGCCGAGGACGGCGGCGTGAAGCTCGGCCGGCTCGCCTCGTACGTGCGCGACAAGCGGATCCCGCTGGAGATGTGCCCCACCTCCAACCTCCAGACCGGCGCCGCGGCCTCGTACGCCGACCACCCCATCGGGCTGCTGCGCAAGCTGCATTTCCGCGCGACGGTCAACACGGACAACCGTCTCATGTCGGGCACCAGCATGAGCCAGGAATTCGAGCACCTGGCGAATGCCTTCGGCTACACGCTCGATGACATCCAGTGGTTCACGGTCAATGCGATGAAATCAGCATTCATTCCTTTCGACGAACGACTGGCCATGATCAATGACGTGATCAAGCCCGGTTATGCCGAGTTGAAGTCCGAATGGCTGTTCCAGCAGACCGCTACGACCAGCGGTTCCGCGGTCACGGGCGGCTGA